A window from Camelus bactrianus isolate YW-2024 breed Bactrian camel chromosome 23, ASM4877302v1, whole genome shotgun sequence encodes these proteins:
- the CCDC185 gene encoding coiled-coil domain-containing protein 185: MEGFRRFSSRPHGDLWEPPPPREERASSARLGGPGPQTEPSLCFWAGTPGEESEAAAPWVHQRCSPTPRRRQHRYSDSPQESRSLTDVARRPPERARKNQPRSRRLEDAWREARTKPQTQGGSPHSLAWRQQPQLQPQQPQPGQHYPPDQGDSPPPYPEGAYTPQSGTFRVEKVQSGDHWAVPVCRGLGRWSHSSVHTEKSSVPSRDFGTQLASMYIQKRDSNDPVESLVSQYSQPSVSSKGLQSQHTQTLKNKLEEAVMSSRDQKIVALVLTRLKKAQRMRELQQQAAVAWEELKRSDQKVQLTLERERKLLLQQSQEQWQQEKEQRKAHLSREQRVRRRDRQAMNAIQQESGWKAQLEEQENQCQEKLERAPSETESETETEHRKQLQLLQEQERMLQDLREQNSLQLQKRLEQACQKKNAHTTEGQNKIQESNLSSLVNYQARKVLMDCQTKAEELLRKLSLEQSSQQYQEIHQGLIKEHHRELKKVQARKDQFQQVKWRAEESKEQRKEHKPLLTELADQKVLQTRSDVHKNTRDKAQHIRELSILREKNHHILKLKAEKEGKCHIEGIKEALKKKEQRMQQIAQEKDATLEGFQKISRASRTDNVRALANSFFDRLARETQVQAGQQREGY, encoded by the coding sequence ATGGAGGGCTTCCGCCGCTTCTCCTCGCGGCCCCACGGGGACCTCTGGGAGCCCCCGCCTCCCCGCGAGGAGCGCGCATCCTCTGCGCGGCTGGGCGGGCCCGGACCGCAGACCGAGCCGAGCTTGTGCTTCTGGGCCGGGACTCCCGGCGAGGAGAGCGAGGCCGCGGCGCCCTGGGTGCACCAGCGCTGCTCGCCCACCCCGCGACGCCGCCAGCACCGGTACTCCGACTCGCCGCAGGAAAGCCGCAGCCTGACCGACGTGGCCCGGAGGCCCCCGGAGCGCGCCAGGAAGAACCAGCCCCGCAGCCGGCGCCTGGAAGATGCCTGGCGGGAAGCAAGGACCAAGCCCCAGACTCAGGGAGGCAGCCCGCACAGCCTGGCCTGGCGGCAGCAGCCCCAGCTGCAACCCCAACAGCCTCAGCCCGGCCAGCACTACCCTCCGGACCAGGGAGATTCGCCCCCACCTTACCCTGAGGGAGCTTACACTCCCCAGAGTGGAACTTTCCGGGTAGAAAAGGTGCAGAGCGGAGACCATTGGGCAGTGCCGGTCTGCAGAGGTCTAGGTCGTTGGTCCCATTCCTCAGTTCACACGGAGAAGTCTTCTGTGCCCTCCCGAGATTTTGGGACGCAGTTGGCTAGCATGTACATCCAGAAAAGAGACAGCAATGATCCGGTGGAGTCGTTAGTCAGCCAGTACTCCCAGCCCTCAGTCTCCAGCAAGGGGTTACAGAGCCAGCACACCCAGACACTCAAgaacaagctagaagaggcagTAATGTCCTCCAGAGACCAGAAGATTGTGGCCCTGGTGCTGACCCGGCTCAAGAAGGCCCAGAGGATGCGGGAGCTGCAGCAGCAGGCGGCTGTAGCCTGGGAGGAGCTGAAGCGCTCGGACCAGAAGGTCCAGTTGACCCTGGAGAGGGAGCGCAAGCTGCTGctgcagcagagccaggagcaATGGCAGCAGGAGAAGGAGCAGCGCAAGGCTCACCTGAGCCGGGAGCAGCGCGTTCGGCGGCGGGACAGACAAGCGATGAACGCCATCCAGCAGGAGAGCGGGTGGAAGGCACagctggaggagcaggagaaCCAGTGCCAGGAGAAGCTGGAGAGGGCCCCCTCTGAGACCGAGAGTGAGACTGAGACAGAGCACAGGAAGCAGCTGCAGCTCCTACAGGAGCAGGAGAGGATGCTGCAGGACCTGAGGGAGCAGAACAGCCTGCAGCTGCAGAAGAGGCTGGAGCAGGCCTGTCAGAAGAAGAACGCGCACACCACCGAGGGCCAGAACAAGATCCAGGAGAGCAATCTTAGCTCCCTAGTCAATTACCAGGCCCGGAAGGTCCTCATGGACTGCCAGACCAAGGCTGAGGAGCTCCTGAGGAAGTTGTCCCTGGAACAGAGTTCCCAGCAGTACCAAGAGATCCACCAAGGCCTGATTAAGGAGCATCACCGAGAGCTGAAGAAGGTCCAGGCGCGGAAGGATCAGTTCCAGCAGGTCAAGTGGCGCGCGGAAGAGTccaaggagcagaggaaggagcacAAGCCGCTGCTGACGGAGCTGGCGGACCAGAAGGTCCTGCAGACCAGGAGTGACGTTCACAAGAACACCAGGGACAAGGCGCAGCACATTCGGGAGCTCAGCATCCTGCGTGAGAAGAATCATCACATCCTGAAGCTGAAAGCTGAGAAGGAGGGAAAGTGCCACATCGAGGGCATCAAGGAAGCCCTTAAGAAAAAGGAACAGAGGATGCAGCAGATCGCGCAAGAGAAAGATGCAACCTTAGAGGGATTCCAGAAGATCTCCAGGGCCTCCAGGACAGACAACGTGAGAGCACTTGCCAACAGCTTCTTTGATCGATTGGCCCGGGAGACCCAGGTCCAAGCTGGGCAGCAGAGAGAGGGCTACTGA